A genome region from Methylobacterium sp. FF17 includes the following:
- a CDS encoding c-type cytochrome, with product MLLALAYAPPASATDARVGRGRTLVQTNCARCHAVGRVGASPLREAPPFRELHTRYPVEDLAESLAEGIRTGHPGMPEFRFDPDQVDALIAYLKSLER from the coding sequence ATGCTCCTGGCGCTCGCATATGCGCCGCCTGCGTCCGCAACCGATGCCAGGGTGGGTCGCGGCAGGACGCTGGTCCAAACGAACTGCGCCCGCTGCCATGCGGTCGGCCGGGTCGGGGCGAGCCCTCTTCGGGAAGCGCCTCCGTTCCGTGAGCTACACACCCGCTACCCCGTCGAGGATCTGGCCGAATCCCTCGCGGAAGGCATCAGGACCGGGCACCCGGGAATGCCCGAGTTCCGGTTCGACCCGGACCAGGTCGACGCCCTCATCGCCTACCTGAAATCGCTGGAGCGCTGA
- a CDS encoding universal stress protein: MSLANIMVSVDLGAEAPRRVRLAAGLAERFEADLTGVAARRIPGPEKAGDFREAQSRYSEEQGRLVDDLASACAIFGGNAGTQVRTDWRQAEARPAAFLVEQARFADLVVVGRLGPDDDAAADLGVEPGPVLMEAGRPVLVVPPGVEQLMAARIVVAWKDCPEARRAVMAALPFIKRADQVFVASAGGDARFQGTEEISWHIARHGAHVTTHLLNASPGEEADEILRFARRQDADMVVMGAYGHSRLREWLFGGATRHILQATHACCLMSH, from the coding sequence ATGTCCCTTGCCAACATCATGGTTTCCGTCGACCTCGGGGCGGAGGCCCCCAGGCGCGTGCGTCTCGCCGCCGGCCTCGCGGAGCGGTTCGAGGCCGACCTGACCGGCGTGGCGGCGCGTAGGATCCCCGGGCCGGAGAAGGCGGGGGATTTTCGGGAGGCTCAATCGCGCTACTCCGAGGAACAGGGCAGGCTCGTCGACGACCTGGCGAGCGCCTGCGCCATCTTCGGCGGGAACGCGGGCACCCAGGTCCGCACCGACTGGCGTCAGGCCGAGGCCCGTCCCGCCGCCTTCCTCGTCGAGCAGGCCCGCTTCGCCGATCTCGTCGTGGTGGGCCGCCTCGGTCCCGACGATGATGCCGCGGCAGACCTCGGCGTCGAGCCCGGTCCCGTGCTGATGGAGGCGGGCCGCCCGGTCCTCGTCGTTCCCCCCGGCGTCGAACAGCTCATGGCCGCCCGCATCGTGGTGGCCTGGAAGGACTGCCCCGAGGCGCGTCGCGCGGTCATGGCCGCCCTTCCGTTCATCAAGCGCGCGGACCAGGTCTTCGTCGCGTCCGCGGGCGGCGACGCACGTTTCCAGGGTACCGAGGAGATATCCTGGCACATCGCCCGACACGGCGCCCATGTCACCACCCACCTGCTGAACGCCTCCCCAGGCGAGGAGGCGGACGAGATCCTGCGGTTCGCCCGCCGCCAGGACGCCGACATGGTCGTCATGGGCGCATACGGACACTCCCGGCTTCGCGAGTGGCTGTTCGGAGGAGCCACCCGCCACATCCTGCAGGCGACCCATGCCTGCTGCCTGATGAGCCACTGA
- a CDS encoding linear amide C-N hydrolase, with product MLRLTAYLGACRTLLVVALCGLHGPSQACTRAVYLGANGQVITARSMDWRNDIATNLWTFPRGMNRSGEAGVNSLRWTSRYGSVIASGYEVSTTDGVNEAGLAANLLWLVESEYPRQNKDKPGLTVAAWAQYVLDNFATVGEAVAALRMEAFTIVTDKVPGEDRLATVHLSLSDATGDSAIFEYIGGRLVIHHDRAYQVMTNSPTFDQQLALDGYWKVIGGTVMLPGTNRAADRFARASFYINAIPQFEDPNLAVASVFSVIRNASVPYGITTPDEPNISSTRWRTVIDHKRKLYFFESALTPNTFWVDLKAIDFDEVTGKTKKLDLGPNQNHTFSGDATGMFRETKPFPFLGLPE from the coding sequence ATGCTGAGATTGACGGCGTATCTTGGTGCCTGTCGGACCCTGCTCGTGGTGGCGCTCTGCGGGCTCCACGGCCCCTCCCAGGCTTGTACCCGTGCCGTCTACCTCGGCGCGAACGGGCAGGTGATCACGGCCCGCTCAATGGACTGGCGTAACGACATCGCCACCAACCTTTGGACCTTCCCACGCGGCATGAATCGATCCGGCGAGGCTGGGGTGAACTCGCTGCGATGGACATCGCGGTACGGCAGCGTCATCGCCTCGGGCTATGAGGTCTCGACCACGGACGGCGTCAACGAGGCGGGGCTGGCCGCCAACCTGCTCTGGCTGGTCGAGTCCGAGTACCCGAGACAGAACAAGGACAAGCCCGGCCTGACCGTCGCGGCCTGGGCACAGTACGTCCTCGACAATTTCGCCACCGTCGGCGAAGCGGTCGCAGCCCTCCGGATGGAGGCGTTCACCATCGTCACCGACAAGGTTCCGGGTGAGGATAGGCTCGCGACCGTGCACCTGTCCCTCTCCGACGCGACGGGTGACAGCGCCATTTTCGAGTACATTGGCGGACGGCTCGTAATCCATCACGACCGGGCCTACCAAGTGATGACGAACTCGCCCACGTTCGATCAGCAACTAGCGCTCGATGGCTACTGGAAGGTCATCGGTGGAACCGTCATGCTGCCGGGCACCAATCGAGCGGCCGACCGCTTCGCGCGCGCTTCGTTCTATATCAACGCGATCCCGCAGTTCGAGGACCCGAACCTCGCGGTCGCGAGTGTCTTCAGCGTGATCCGCAACGCCTCGGTTCCCTATGGGATCACCACGCCGGACGAGCCCAACATCTCTTCGACGCGCTGGCGCACGGTCATTGACCACAAGCGAAAGCTTTACTTTTTCGAGTCGGCCCTGACGCCCAACACCTTCTGGGTCGATCTGAAGGCCATCGACTTCGACGAGGTCACGGGCAAGACCAAGAAGCTCGATCTCGGCCCGAACCAGAACCATACGTTTTCAGGCGACGCGACGGGCATGTTCCGGGAAACCAAGCCGTTCCCGTTCCTGGGGCTGCCCGAGTAG
- a CDS encoding histone deacetylase family protein encodes MSTLHLTHATALGHLVHPGHPERADRVRVIERVLEQERYAGLIREQAPAAPAAALLLAHAGPYVEAVLDGLARGELAGLDADTVVSAGTLPAVLHGAGGAMQAVDEVMEGRVRNAFVSMRPPGHHAERERAAGFCFFNNVAVAARHALRVHGAGRVAILDWDAHHGNGTQGIFWSDPDVLYCSTHQWPLYPGTGAAAERGEHDTVVNVPLAAGDGGAEFQEALRAVVLPRMEAFRPDLILVSAGFDAHWRDPMADLNLTEADFGWATLRLMDVAERVCGGRIVSVLEGGYDLVGLSRSVATHVAALMEASPCRPHAGMIRHPAAVDAAAPGVV; translated from the coding sequence ATGAGTACCCTTCATCTCACGCATGCGACAGCCTTGGGCCACCTCGTGCATCCGGGACATCCCGAGCGCGCTGACCGGGTCCGGGTCATTGAGCGGGTCCTGGAGCAGGAGCGGTACGCCGGCCTTATCCGTGAGCAGGCCCCCGCCGCACCGGCCGCCGCCCTCCTCCTCGCCCATGCCGGGCCTTACGTCGAAGCCGTGCTCGACGGCTTGGCACGTGGGGAGCTCGCCGGATTGGACGCCGATACCGTGGTATCCGCTGGAACCCTGCCGGCCGTGCTCCACGGCGCGGGCGGAGCCATGCAGGCCGTCGACGAGGTCATGGAGGGGCGGGTTCGCAACGCCTTCGTCTCCATGCGGCCGCCGGGCCATCATGCGGAGCGGGAACGTGCCGCCGGCTTCTGTTTCTTCAACAACGTCGCCGTTGCGGCACGCCATGCACTGCGCGTCCACGGCGCCGGACGCGTCGCCATCCTCGATTGGGACGCCCATCATGGCAACGGCACACAGGGCATATTCTGGAGCGACCCCGACGTCCTTTACTGCTCGACCCACCAGTGGCCACTCTACCCGGGTACCGGCGCGGCGGCCGAGCGCGGCGAGCACGACACGGTGGTGAACGTGCCGCTCGCGGCCGGCGACGGCGGCGCCGAGTTCCAGGAAGCGCTGCGTGCCGTCGTCCTGCCGCGCATGGAGGCCTTCAGGCCGGACCTCATCCTGGTCTCGGCGGGCTTCGACGCGCACTGGCGCGATCCGATGGCCGACCTCAACCTGACGGAGGCGGATTTCGGTTGGGCGACGTTGCGGCTCATGGACGTCGCCGAGCGGGTGTGCGGCGGAAGGATCGTATCCGTATTGGAAGGCGGCTACGACCTGGTCGGGCTATCGAGGTCCGTCGCGACCCACGTCGCGGCGCTGATGGAAGCCTCGCCATGCCGTCCGCACGCAGGCATGATCCGGCACCCGGCCGCGGTGGATGCGGCAGCCCCAGGCGTCGTCTGA
- a CDS encoding OmpW/AlkL family protein yields the protein MTTRIALLAAASAAALSLSVPAVRAADLPTFAAAALPETALPAWSPWMLRIRALGVRPDPGARLSAAGTPLTRAGLAITDAAIPELDITYFFTRNLAAELILGVTRHGIQGTGALAGTRIGTTWILPPTLTLQYHFDGFGAFKPYVGAGVNYSIFFGEQERGGFTGFRLTNSFAPALQVGFDYMLDEHWGLNVDVKKLLLDTKVKLNAGAIRGGVDIDPWIVGGGVTYRF from the coding sequence ATGACCACCCGGATCGCCCTCCTTGCCGCAGCCTCGGCCGCCGCGCTTTCGCTCTCCGTACCGGCGGTTCGAGCTGCCGACCTTCCGACCTTCGCCGCTGCCGCCCTGCCTGAGACCGCGCTTCCGGCATGGTCGCCCTGGATGCTGCGCATCCGAGCGCTCGGGGTGCGGCCCGATCCGGGAGCCCGCCTCTCCGCGGCCGGAACCCCCTTGACCCGAGCCGGACTCGCCATCACGGACGCCGCGATCCCGGAACTCGACATCACTTACTTCTTCACGCGGAACTTGGCCGCCGAGCTCATCCTGGGCGTGACCCGCCACGGTATCCAGGGTACCGGCGCGCTGGCCGGCACGCGCATCGGCACCACCTGGATCCTGCCGCCGACGCTCACCCTGCAATACCACTTCGACGGGTTCGGCGCGTTCAAGCCCTACGTTGGTGCCGGCGTGAACTACTCGATCTTCTTCGGCGAGCAGGAAAGGGGCGGCTTCACGGGCTTCCGCCTCACGAACAGCTTCGCACCCGCGCTGCAGGTCGGCTTCGACTACATGCTCGACGAGCACTGGGGCCTCAACGTCGACGTCAAGAAGCTACTCCTCGACACCAAGGTGAAGCTCAACGCGGGTGCGATCCGCGGCGGGGTGGACATCGACCCCTGGATCGTGGGTGGCGGCGTGACCTACCGCTTTTGA
- a CDS encoding DoxX family protein: MGTIFLASGLSKLAAPAASLGYIKSAGLPLPQVALAVAIAVEVGGSLLLIAGYRARIVALVLALFSVVTALAFHTAFADQNQLIHFLKNLAMAGGLLQVVSFGAGGLSFDARLGRA, encoded by the coding sequence ATGGGCACGATCTTCCTGGCGAGCGGGTTGAGCAAGCTTGCCGCTCCGGCCGCCAGCCTCGGCTACATCAAGTCCGCTGGGTTGCCACTGCCACAGGTTGCGCTCGCAGTGGCCATCGCCGTGGAAGTGGGTGGCTCGCTCCTACTCATCGCCGGATACCGTGCGCGCATCGTCGCCTTGGTGCTGGCTCTGTTCTCGGTTGTCACCGCGCTCGCCTTTCACACGGCCTTCGCCGACCAGAACCAGTTGATCCACTTTCTCAAGAACCTCGCCATGGCCGGCGGACTGTTGCAGGTCGTCTCCTTCGGTGCCGGCGGCCTCAGCTTCGACGCGCGGCTCGGACGCGCCTAA
- a CDS encoding SDR family NAD(P)-dependent oxidoreductase, which produces MTNRFQNKVVVVTGGTSGIGLATAKAFSEEGASVFITGRRQEALDAAVKQIGGRVTGVQGDMARLADIDRLYDAVQQKHAQIDVVFANAGGGEFAPLGAITEEQFDSTFDTNVKGTLFTVQKALPLLKDGGAVVLTGSTAGTEGTPAFSVYSASKAAVRNFARNWILDLKERRIRVNVVSPGATRTPGLVGLAGDDAEKQQGLLDFLGSRIPLGRVGEAPEIANAVLFLASDEASFVNGVELFVDGGQAQI; this is translated from the coding sequence ATGACGAACAGGTTCCAGAACAAGGTCGTGGTGGTGACTGGCGGCACGAGCGGCATCGGCCTCGCCACGGCCAAAGCTTTCTCGGAGGAAGGCGCCTCGGTGTTCATCACCGGTCGCCGACAGGAGGCGCTCGACGCGGCGGTGAAGCAGATCGGCGGACGCGTGACCGGCGTCCAGGGCGACATGGCGCGCTTAGCCGATATCGACCGCCTCTACGATGCGGTCCAGCAGAAGCACGCGCAGATCGACGTGGTCTTCGCCAACGCCGGCGGTGGCGAGTTCGCGCCTCTCGGTGCCATCACCGAGGAGCAGTTCGACAGCACCTTCGACACCAACGTGAAAGGCACACTCTTCACCGTCCAGAAGGCCCTTCCGCTCCTGAAGGATGGCGGCGCGGTGGTGCTGACTGGCTCAACCGCCGGCACCGAAGGGACGCCGGCCTTTAGCGTCTACTCCGCCAGCAAGGCAGCCGTTCGCAACTTCGCCCGGAATTGGATCCTCGACCTCAAGGAGCGCCGCATCCGCGTCAACGTAGTCAGCCCCGGCGCGACCCGCACGCCGGGCCTCGTCGGTCTTGCCGGCGACGATGCCGAAAAGCAGCAGGGCCTTCTCGATTTCCTGGGTTCGCGCATCCCCCTCGGACGCGTCGGCGAAGCGCCGGAGATTGCCAATGCGGTCCTGTTCCTGGCCTCTGACGAGGCGAGCTTCGTCAACGGCGTCGAACTCTTCGTCGACGGCGGCCAAGCTCAGATCTGA
- a CDS encoding LysR substrate-binding domain-containing protein → MRADLNDYRYFAEVVAHGGFAAAGRALREPKSKLSRRVAAIEARLGLRLIERSSRRFRVTEVGESFYERCRAMMIEAERAEALVAEAQAEPHGRIRMSCPKGLVEVVSGSVRTFLARYPKVSLQFIVSDKPVDLIEERIDVAVRVRRELTSDASLTMRSLGHSRWILVASPQVASCLGADIASLGAFPTLGTSDDPGEVEWRFEQADGATYRLRHEPRLTCSDFAFLCDAAAEGIGIAYLPDHVCGGHIASGRLVHVLRDWRSQVGIVHLVFTTRRGLPPAVRALIDHLAAAFPKL, encoded by the coding sequence ATGCGTGCCGACCTCAACGACTACCGCTACTTTGCCGAGGTGGTGGCACATGGTGGCTTCGCCGCCGCGGGACGGGCGCTGCGCGAGCCGAAATCCAAGCTCAGTCGCCGGGTTGCGGCCATCGAGGCGCGGCTGGGCCTGCGTCTGATCGAGCGGTCGAGCCGGCGCTTCCGCGTCACCGAGGTCGGAGAAAGCTTCTACGAGCGTTGCCGAGCGATGATGATTGAGGCCGAGCGGGCTGAGGCGCTTGTTGCGGAGGCACAGGCCGAGCCACACGGTCGCATCCGCATGAGCTGCCCGAAGGGGCTCGTGGAGGTTGTCTCAGGGTCCGTGCGCACCTTCCTGGCCCGCTACCCGAAGGTCAGCCTGCAGTTCATCGTCAGCGACAAGCCCGTCGACCTGATCGAGGAGCGCATCGACGTGGCCGTGCGGGTGCGACGGGAGCTCACCAGCGATGCTTCGTTGACGATGCGCTCGCTTGGGCACTCGCGCTGGATCCTGGTTGCCAGCCCTCAGGTCGCCAGCTGCCTCGGCGCCGACATCGCGTCGCTCGGCGCCTTCCCGACGCTCGGGACGAGCGACGATCCGGGCGAGGTGGAGTGGCGGTTCGAACAAGCGGACGGGGCGACGTACCGACTGCGCCACGAACCGCGCTTAACCTGCAGCGACTTTGCCTTCCTGTGCGATGCAGCCGCCGAAGGCATCGGCATCGCCTACCTGCCCGACCATGTCTGTGGCGGCCACATCGCCTCGGGTAGGCTCGTCCACGTCCTCCGGGATTGGCGCAGCCAAGTCGGCATCGTCCACCTCGTCTTTACGACTCGACGCGGCCTGCCGCCGGCTGTGCGTGCCCTGATCGACCACTTGGCGGCAGCCTTTCCGAAGCTATGA
- a CDS encoding helix-turn-helix domain-containing protein, whose translation MQTALAASGLLPVLGIAFPESPSAPRPAGEPRCAARRTYGADGEVFAEGDRAAFFYEVVSGSVRTYKLLADGRRQIDAFHLPGDIFGVEAGGDHRFSAEAVTDTKLVVHRRERSALAGNDGDLARKVVAAMMRSLERAQDHMMLLGRKSAKERIATFLLGLAERLAEQGGALDLPMPRADMADHLGLTVESVSRAVTQLEREGLIELPPNRRTVVLRNTAALREIVA comes from the coding sequence ATGCAGACCGCCCTCGCCGCATCCGGCCTCCTCCCCGTCCTCGGCATAGCCTTCCCGGAAAGCCCGTCGGCACCACGTCCTGCGGGGGAGCCCAGGTGCGCGGCGCGGCGCACGTACGGGGCCGACGGGGAGGTGTTCGCGGAAGGGGACCGGGCCGCCTTCTTCTACGAGGTCGTGTCCGGCTCGGTCCGGACCTACAAGCTCCTCGCCGATGGCCGCCGGCAAATCGACGCCTTCCACTTGCCGGGCGACATCTTCGGCGTCGAGGCAGGCGGCGACCACCGATTCAGCGCTGAGGCGGTGACCGACACGAAGCTGGTGGTCCACCGCCGCGAGCGCAGCGCGCTGGCCGGCAACGACGGGGATCTTGCCCGTAAGGTCGTGGCAGCCATGATGCGGTCCCTGGAGCGGGCGCAGGACCACATGATGCTGCTCGGGCGCAAGTCAGCGAAGGAGCGCATCGCCACGTTCCTGCTCGGCCTTGCGGAGCGCCTCGCGGAGCAAGGGGGGGCGCTCGACCTGCCAATGCCCCGAGCCGACATGGCCGACCACCTCGGGCTGACGGTGGAAAGCGTCTCACGCGCGGTAACCCAACTTGAAAGGGAAGGATTGATCGAGCTGCCACCCAATCGCCGGACCGTGGTCCTGAGGAACACCGCCGCGCTTCGCGAGATCGTCGCCTGA
- a CDS encoding response regulator transcription factor has product MSAPTGPVLVVDDDEAVRDSLKFVLELEGLDVRLYEGGARLLGEAKLPEAGCLVVDHHMPGMDGVELVGQLRGRKVGLPVILITGRCTKALRARAAQAGIRQVVEKPFEDCALLDGIRDALGLGGRL; this is encoded by the coding sequence ATGTCCGCACCCACGGGACCCGTGCTCGTCGTCGACGACGACGAGGCCGTCCGAGACTCGCTGAAGTTCGTCCTCGAACTCGAAGGACTCGACGTGCGCCTCTACGAGGGCGGCGCGCGCCTACTCGGCGAGGCCAAGCTGCCCGAAGCGGGGTGCCTCGTCGTCGACCACCATATGCCCGGGATGGACGGCGTCGAGCTTGTGGGCCAGCTGCGGGGTCGCAAGGTCGGGCTGCCAGTCATCCTAATCACCGGAAGATGCACCAAGGCCTTGCGCGCGCGAGCGGCGCAAGCCGGCATCCGGCAGGTGGTGGAGAAACCGTTCGAGGACTGCGCCTTGCTGGACGGCATCCGCGACGCCCTCGGCCTTGGCGGTCGCCTCTGA
- a CDS encoding CBS domain-containing protein, producing the protein MITRTIAECIGGRPLRSVQCNSTVADACRRLREYGVGALAVLDGTRLAGIISERDVTSRVIAGHRDPMLTLVREAMTREPKTVPAHASVADALQHMLDGHYRHLPVMQGEDVVGMVSLRDIPTEYRLMYQRFREAHEAQSMG; encoded by the coding sequence ATGATCACCCGCACCATCGCCGAATGCATCGGGGGTCGACCCCTCCGCAGCGTGCAATGCAACTCGACCGTCGCCGATGCCTGCCGGCGCCTGCGGGAGTACGGCGTGGGGGCACTTGCCGTCCTGGACGGAACGAGGCTGGCCGGGATCATCAGCGAGCGTGACGTGACCAGCCGGGTCATCGCCGGCCATCGGGATCCGATGCTCACGCTCGTCAGGGAAGCGATGACCCGCGAACCGAAAACGGTACCGGCGCACGCGAGCGTCGCGGACGCGCTCCAGCACATGCTTGACGGCCATTACCGCCACCTGCCCGTTATGCAGGGCGAGGACGTCGTGGGCATGGTCTCCTTGCGGGACATCCCGACCGAATACCGGCTCATGTACCAACGCTTCCGGGAGGCGCACGAAGCGCAGTCCATGGGCTAA
- a CDS encoding DUF3597 domain-containing protein: protein MSIFGSIMSKIFGGSASAQAAAPHAAETPSVSAAAKGSGGPTGSASGAAAPSMAGAPSPVATGPAGGGQANVDVGQVLADLSSKNGQTLDYKRSIVDLMKLLGLDSSLQARKQLADELHYTGDKEDSATMNVWLHKQVLQKLAENGGKVPDDLRHA, encoded by the coding sequence ATGAGCATTTTCGGATCGATCATGTCGAAAATCTTCGGCGGCAGCGCCAGCGCCCAGGCAGCGGCCCCGCACGCCGCGGAGACGCCGAGCGTGTCGGCCGCAGCGAAGGGCTCCGGTGGGCCGACCGGATCGGCCAGCGGCGCGGCCGCGCCCTCGATGGCCGGAGCGCCGTCGCCCGTCGCGACCGGTCCTGCCGGTGGGGGCCAGGCGAACGTCGACGTGGGACAGGTGCTCGCCGACCTTTCCTCGAAGAACGGTCAGACCCTCGACTATAAGCGGTCCATCGTCGACCTGATGAAGCTGCTCGGCCTCGACAGCAGCCTGCAGGCCCGCAAGCAGCTCGCTGACGAGCTGCACTACACGGGCGACAAGGAGGACTCTGCCACCATGAACGTTTGGTTGCATAAGCAGGTCTTGCAGAAGCTCGCCGAGAACGGCGGTAAGGTCCCGGACGACCTCAGGCACGCCTGA
- the fixJ gene encoding response regulator FixJ, which yields MSSEPVVHVVDDDLAVRQSLAFLLASDGLPVRLHESAIAYLGAVTEGVGCVVTDVRMPGLDGIAFLRRLRERGGAPPVIVMTGHADVPLAVEAMKEGAVDFIEKPFDDEVFLASVRSALTKAGRRAEQDGQASATVARLATLTERERQVLDGLVAGKSNKVIGLDLALSPRTVEIYRANVMAKMQAGSLSELVRMALTVGS from the coding sequence ATGTCGAGTGAACCGGTCGTTCACGTCGTGGACGACGACTTGGCGGTCCGTCAGTCGCTTGCCTTCCTCCTTGCCTCGGACGGGTTGCCGGTGAGGCTGCACGAGTCCGCCATCGCCTATCTCGGCGCGGTCACCGAGGGGGTTGGCTGCGTCGTCACCGACGTCCGGATGCCCGGCCTGGACGGCATTGCCTTCCTGCGCCGGCTAAGGGAGAGGGGAGGCGCGCCCCCTGTCATCGTCATGACGGGGCACGCGGACGTGCCACTTGCCGTCGAGGCGATGAAGGAAGGTGCGGTCGACTTCATTGAGAAGCCCTTCGACGACGAGGTCTTCCTCGCCTCGGTACGCTCGGCGCTCACGAAGGCCGGACGCCGCGCCGAGCAGGACGGCCAGGCGAGCGCCACCGTCGCACGCTTGGCCACCCTCACGGAGCGCGAACGCCAAGTGTTGGACGGGCTCGTGGCCGGCAAGTCGAACAAGGTCATCGGCCTCGACCTCGCCCTCAGCCCGCGGACCGTCGAGATCTACCGCGCGAACGTCATGGCCAAGATGCAGGCCGGCAGCCTTTCGGAGCTCGTGCGCATGGCTTTGACGGTGGGGTCCTGA
- a CDS encoding PAS domain S-box protein, translated as MESDADRRLDAVADVALITLDRGGLVTGWHPGSKHVSGWSENSIMGCHLSVLFPLGGAEANWPERMLAIACDTGRYEEQGLYLGAGGTPFHANVLVVPSRDADRRVVGYTLALWAVTPRATAEEALRTREAHLRSILETVPDAMIVIDEAARIQSFSATAVRQFGYGPDEVVGRNVSMLMPEPYRTHHDGYMARYLRTGERRIIGIGRVVVGQRKDGSTFPMELAVGEMRSEGARYFTGFIRDLTERQQTETRLQELQTELVHMSRFTALGEMASTLAHEINQPLTAIASYLKGCRRILGRMEGPEVAMIADAVNHAAEQALRAGQVIRHLREFVSRGEGERHIEGLPKLVEEASALALVGAKEQGVRVAFAFDPDAPLVLADRIQIQQVLLNLIRNAIEAMHDASGRELTVSTHALPLEGLVEIRVADTGSGIAPEVASRLFQPFVTTKPQGMGVGLSICRTIVEAHGGKIRVESEPGQGTTFKLTLRAVGRREMLDVE; from the coding sequence ATGGAAAGCGACGCCGACCGCCGGCTTGACGCGGTCGCGGACGTTGCGCTGATCACCCTCGACAGGGGGGGCTTAGTCACGGGATGGCATCCCGGATCGAAGCACGTCAGTGGATGGTCCGAAAACAGTATCATGGGCTGCCATCTCTCGGTTCTGTTCCCGCTGGGAGGGGCGGAAGCGAACTGGCCCGAGCGGATGCTCGCCATCGCGTGCGACACTGGTCGCTACGAGGAGCAAGGCCTGTACCTGGGGGCAGGGGGTACGCCATTCCACGCCAACGTTTTGGTTGTTCCATCGCGCGACGCGGACAGGCGGGTCGTGGGATATACCCTGGCGTTGTGGGCGGTGACCCCGCGCGCCACTGCGGAGGAGGCTTTGCGGACGCGCGAGGCGCACCTACGCTCGATCCTGGAGACCGTGCCGGACGCGATGATCGTGATCGACGAGGCGGCACGGATCCAGTCCTTCAGCGCCACCGCCGTACGGCAGTTCGGCTATGGACCTGATGAGGTCGTCGGCCGAAACGTCAGCATGCTCATGCCGGAGCCTTACCGCACCCACCATGACGGCTACATGGCGCGCTACCTTAGGACGGGGGAACGCCGCATCATCGGCATCGGGCGTGTGGTGGTCGGCCAGCGCAAGGACGGCTCGACTTTCCCGATGGAGTTGGCGGTCGGCGAGATGCGCTCCGAGGGGGCCCGATACTTCACCGGGTTCATCAGGGACCTCACCGAACGCCAGCAGACGGAGACCCGCCTGCAGGAGCTCCAGACCGAGCTCGTGCACATGTCGCGCTTCACCGCACTCGGGGAGATGGCCTCGACGCTTGCCCACGAGATCAACCAGCCGCTCACCGCCATCGCGAGCTACCTCAAGGGTTGCCGGCGCATCCTGGGGCGTATGGAAGGCCCTGAGGTGGCCATGATCGCGGACGCCGTGAACCATGCCGCGGAGCAGGCGCTCCGGGCGGGACAGGTGATCCGCCACCTGCGCGAGTTCGTGTCCCGGGGGGAGGGCGAGCGGCACATCGAAGGCTTGCCCAAGCTTGTCGAGGAGGCCAGCGCGTTGGCCCTGGTCGGGGCGAAGGAGCAAGGCGTGCGTGTCGCGTTCGCCTTCGACCCGGACGCGCCCCTTGTGCTCGCCGACCGCATCCAGATCCAGCAAGTGCTGCTGAACCTCATCCGGAACGCCATCGAGGCCATGCACGACGCGAGCGGCCGCGAGCTCACCGTGTCGACCCATGCCCTGCCGTTGGAGGGATTGGTCGAGATCCGGGTCGCGGACACTGGCAGCGGCATCGCACCCGAGGTCGCCTCTCGGCTTTTCCAGCCCTTCGTGACCACCAAGCCGCAAGGCATGGGTGTGGGTCTTTCGATCTGCCGCACCATCGTGGAGGCGCATGGGGGCAAGATCCGGGTCGAGTCCGAGCCCGGGCAGGGAACCACGTTCAAGCTCACTTTACGAGCAGTCGGCCGGAGGGAGATGCTGGATGTCGAGTGA